A window from Pseudomonas sp. Tri1 encodes these proteins:
- a CDS encoding phage tail assembly chaperone has protein sequence MLWARIENGSVVETTDLDPSERFHPDLLWQVCPSDVRPGWAIIDGEFSPPSLQTSTEQAEVERVWRNFELGATEWLVTRHRDEQDLGVAPTLTVKQFPELLAYRQALRDWPQTATFPSDEFRPIAPSWIADQIQ, from the coding sequence ATGTTGTGGGCAAGAATTGAAAACGGGTCGGTGGTTGAAACTACCGACCTCGACCCCTCTGAACGTTTCCACCCGGACTTATTGTGGCAAGTCTGTCCATCCGATGTGCGACCAGGTTGGGCCATCATCGACGGGGAGTTTTCCCCACCCTCGCTGCAGACCTCTACCGAGCAAGCCGAGGTCGAACGGGTATGGCGCAATTTTGAGTTGGGTGCCACCGAATGGTTGGTTACACGTCACCGTGACGAACAGGATTTAGGCGTGGCGCCTACGCTGACGGTGAAGCAATTCCCGGAACTGCTTGCCTACCGTCAGGCGCTTCGGGATTGGCCGCAAACAGCGACTTTCCCCAGCGATGAATTTCGGCCCATCGCACCTTCTTGGATCGCCGATCAAATCCAATAA
- a CDS encoding phage tail protein: protein MAEVLNFEHNGITVNATESPEAMGGLGDNVIGLVGTAPNANPLIPKNTPFRINSFTTQAQLDPTGAEAGTLFQAVYQILKVVKVPVYVVIVEEGATLADTQNNVIGGIEAQTGRKLGLAALSGVAEDLTIIGAPGFTGTKAVASEFASFGKRIKARVVLDGKDASVADQVTYSQELGGADLGFDRCLVVHNMPAVYSKAAKKNVFLAPSSLAIAALAKVKQWESPGNQVTYAEDVSRTVEYNILDTSTEGDLLNRYGVSYYARTILGGFSLLGNRSITGKFISYVGLEDAISRKLVKAGQKAMAKNLTKSFMDQEVKRINDWLQTLVADETIPGGSVYLHPELNSVEKYKNGTWYVVIDYGRYAPNEHMIYQLNARDEIIEQFLEDVL from the coding sequence ATGGCTGAGGTTTTGAACTTCGAGCACAACGGCATTACCGTCAATGCCACTGAATCTCCCGAGGCCATGGGTGGCCTGGGTGACAACGTCATCGGGCTGGTCGGCACTGCGCCGAACGCCAACCCGCTGATTCCGAAAAACACCCCGTTCCGCATCAACAGCTTCACCACCCAGGCCCAGTTGGACCCGACCGGTGCCGAGGCGGGCACGCTGTTCCAGGCGGTCTACCAGATCCTCAAAGTGGTCAAGGTGCCGGTCTACGTGGTCATTGTCGAGGAAGGCGCGACGCTGGCCGACACGCAGAACAATGTGATCGGCGGCATCGAGGCGCAGACCGGTCGCAAACTGGGCCTGGCGGCGTTGAGTGGCGTTGCCGAAGACCTGACCATCATCGGCGCGCCGGGCTTCACCGGCACCAAGGCGGTGGCCAGCGAGTTTGCCTCGTTCGGCAAGCGCATCAAGGCGCGTGTGGTGCTCGACGGCAAGGATGCCTCGGTCGCTGATCAAGTGACTTATAGCCAGGAGCTGGGCGGCGCGGACCTGGGTTTCGACCGTTGCCTGGTGGTGCACAACATGCCGGCGGTCTACTCGAAAGCGGCGAAGAAAAACGTCTTCCTGGCGCCGTCGAGCCTGGCCATCGCCGCGCTGGCCAAGGTCAAGCAGTGGGAGAGCCCGGGTAACCAGGTCACCTATGCCGAAGATGTTTCGCGCACCGTCGAATACAACATCCTCGACACGTCCACCGAGGGCGATCTGCTCAACCGCTACGGCGTCAGCTACTACGCCCGCACCATCCTCGGCGGCTTCTCGCTGTTGGGTAACCGCTCCATCACCGGCAAGTTCATCAGCTACGTCGGCCTGGAAGATGCCATCAGCCGCAAGCTGGTGAAGGCCGGCCAGAAAGCCATGGCCAAGAACCTGACCAAGTCGTTCATGGACCAGGAGGTCAAGCGCATCAACGACTGGCTGCAAACCCTGGTTGCCGACGAAACCATCCCCGGCGGCAGTGTGTACCTGCACCCGGAATTGAACAGCGTCGAGAAGTACAAGAACGGCACCTGGTACGTGGTCATCGACTACGGCCGCTATGCGCCGAACGAACACATGATTTATCAACTCAATGCCCGCGATGAAATCATCGAGCAGTTCCTGGAGGACGTTCTCTAA
- a CDS encoding phage major tail tube protein, which translates to MFTNRVRQAIAATLQGLPLSATVEDFTPPKIEFEMEEMRGGRFIGEEMAKGGKVLTAKLTLQGLGPEIMLALGVSVGDDILLNVREAGQDQDGNTWFTYHTVGGKLKSLEETPLKMTEKPKTNLELSCRTYNRLENGVPVIDIDVRTQKFVLNGVDILGDARRAVLLP; encoded by the coding sequence ATGTTTACCAACCGCGTAAGACAGGCCATCGCGGCCACCCTGCAAGGCCTGCCGTTGTCGGCGACGGTGGAAGATTTCACTCCGCCGAAGATCGAATTCGAGATGGAAGAGATGCGTGGCGGCCGTTTCATTGGCGAAGAAATGGCCAAGGGCGGCAAGGTGCTGACGGCCAAGCTGACGCTGCAAGGCCTCGGCCCGGAAATCATGCTGGCGCTAGGCGTGAGCGTGGGCGACGACATTCTGCTGAACGTGCGTGAAGCTGGCCAGGATCAGGATGGCAACACCTGGTTCACCTACCACACGGTCGGTGGCAAGTTGAAATCCCTCGAGGAAACCCCGCTGAAAATGACCGAGAAGCCCAAGACCAACCTTGAGCTGTCCTGCCGCACCTACAACCGTCTGGAAAACGGCGTCCCGGTGATCGACATCGACGTGCGCACCCAGAAGTTCGTGCTCAACGGCGTCGACATCCTCGGTGATGCGCGTCGTGCGGTGTTGTTGCCTTAA
- a CDS encoding phage tail assembly protein: MPWTPPVHVLLSPITADDESQIEQLPLKPLFYAAQKDALARAGDDEDEQFFELAKLATGLSTKELDQLKRPDYVSIAQYVHDMSTRPASYFLDDPQADPDQVQLLQPLNVAGRSLTSLTLEMPVLRATKAMKKLKTAKERAEFITAHCTGLMIPDLDLLSVPDWTQLQVRIDDFLNKPADYFRSATSK, from the coding sequence ATGCCCTGGACGCCTCCTGTTCACGTCCTGCTGTCGCCGATCACCGCTGACGACGAGTCGCAGATCGAGCAGCTCCCACTCAAACCCTTGTTCTACGCGGCGCAGAAAGACGCCCTGGCCCGTGCCGGCGATGATGAAGACGAGCAGTTTTTCGAACTGGCCAAACTGGCCACCGGCCTGTCGACCAAGGAGCTGGATCAGCTCAAGCGTCCGGACTACGTCAGCATTGCCCAGTACGTGCACGACATGTCCACGCGCCCGGCGTCCTACTTTTTGGATGACCCACAGGCCGACCCCGACCAGGTGCAACTGCTGCAGCCGCTGAACGTGGCGGGCCGCAGCCTGACGTCGCTGACGTTGGAAATGCCGGTGCTGCGTGCGACCAAGGCGATGAAGAAACTGAAGACGGCCAAGGAGCGCGCCGAGTTCATCACCGCCCATTGCACCGGCCTGATGATTCCCGATCTGGACCTGCTGAGCGTGCCCGACTGGACGCAACTTCAGGTGCGCATCGACGATTTTTTAAACAAACCGGCGGACTACTTTCGGAGCGCGACATCGAAGTAA
- a CDS encoding phage tail tape measure protein — MADDRYSLKYAAFNESGLAFGNTNLTSGVSAQGAFARDQLSSLDLALETLGLKLGLLTTAIESLTVKLSAQRLFSQTMGASAKSESANEPKGKLSGGIEPPALLKPAIAMDSALADLKLATQFTPRQIAEMAEPTQQIARAPLVAAGGTKAVDLVRIESLAASAGIGRDLPNASDRQFELLHFASDVGVTASAFRKSAMEVAEMMVGWRTSMKLSGAQAFDLADAINQLSKIPGGAKPGDIGAVLQRDGAAATTAGLAPAQAAALTAALLNTGTQQAEAGVALDNFTTALGKGDQASATEQAAWKQLGLEPNAVASGLRDKDTTSGTVMTVLAALNAQPAEKRSALASSLFGSGDEAVLRMAQKLADVNEAFGQVKDPAQYATSQLGNKGSVRQDALALSNTQQGQWNVLGARADRLSVATGDALAPVADSSLQALGSLADGMSELAESSPKATAAIVLVAAAIKPLVSALLKAVTDELSNQAAKRVLGTASVGAGVSASSSLGGVSASLRSVTRFMPGAFALSAAPEVVEGAMSGDARMIGAGLGTAGGGWAGASAGATAGATIGTFFAPVIGTAIGGALGAVVGGLAGSWIGRESGSWLGDQLATPADRLPPPDQAAKALTDAQTSTAQNTMTANIYINGQDQASASQLANLVVQQLSGQFGLTTMPNTLAMRSDAALTDGGT; from the coding sequence ATGGCGGACGATAGATATTCGCTCAAATACGCAGCCTTCAATGAGAGTGGGTTGGCGTTCGGTAATACCAACCTCACCAGTGGCGTGTCGGCACAAGGCGCGTTCGCCAGGGATCAGCTGTCGAGCCTCGATCTGGCGCTGGAAACGCTCGGGCTCAAGCTCGGGCTGCTGACCACGGCGATCGAGTCGCTGACCGTGAAGCTGTCGGCACAACGATTGTTCTCCCAAACGATGGGCGCCAGCGCCAAGAGTGAGTCGGCCAATGAGCCCAAGGGCAAGCTCAGTGGCGGTATCGAACCACCGGCGCTGCTCAAACCGGCGATAGCGATGGATTCGGCCCTGGCCGATCTGAAGCTGGCCACCCAGTTTACCCCTCGTCAGATTGCAGAGATGGCTGAGCCGACTCAGCAGATCGCCCGCGCACCGCTGGTGGCGGCCGGTGGGACCAAAGCGGTTGACCTGGTGAGAATCGAAAGCCTGGCAGCCAGTGCTGGCATCGGTCGCGATCTGCCCAATGCATCGGACCGACAGTTCGAACTGTTGCACTTTGCCAGTGATGTTGGCGTCACTGCATCGGCGTTCAGAAAATCGGCCATGGAAGTCGCCGAGATGATGGTCGGCTGGCGCACCTCCATGAAGCTCAGCGGCGCTCAAGCCTTTGACCTGGCGGATGCCATCAACCAGTTGAGCAAGATCCCCGGTGGAGCGAAACCGGGAGACATCGGCGCCGTCTTGCAGCGTGACGGTGCGGCTGCGACGACGGCGGGCCTGGCTCCCGCGCAAGCGGCAGCGTTGACGGCGGCATTGCTCAATACCGGCACGCAACAGGCTGAAGCCGGCGTGGCGCTTGATAACTTCACGACTGCCCTGGGCAAGGGGGATCAGGCCTCTGCCACCGAGCAAGCGGCCTGGAAGCAACTGGGCCTGGAGCCGAACGCGGTGGCGAGCGGCTTGCGTGACAAGGACACGACGTCTGGCACGGTGATGACGGTGCTTGCGGCCTTGAACGCGCAGCCGGCTGAAAAGCGCTCGGCCCTTGCTTCTTCGCTGTTTGGCAGTGGGGATGAAGCGGTGCTGCGCATGGCGCAGAAACTTGCCGATGTGAATGAAGCCTTCGGACAAGTGAAAGACCCGGCCCAATATGCCACGTCGCAGTTGGGGAATAAGGGTTCGGTAAGGCAGGACGCGTTGGCGCTGTCGAATACCCAGCAAGGCCAGTGGAATGTCTTGGGCGCACGTGCTGATCGTCTGTCGGTTGCCACGGGCGATGCCCTGGCGCCCGTGGCGGATAGCTCGCTTCAGGCGTTGGGTTCGCTGGCCGATGGCATGAGTGAATTGGCTGAGTCCTCACCTAAAGCCACCGCTGCAATTGTGCTGGTTGCCGCAGCGATCAAACCGTTGGTGAGTGCGTTGCTCAAGGCGGTCACGGATGAGCTGAGCAACCAAGCGGCCAAGCGTGTATTGGGGACCGCGAGCGTTGGGGCTGGGGTGAGTGCCAGCAGTTCCCTGGGCGGCGTGAGTGCTTCGCTGCGCTCGGTCACCCGCTTTATGCCCGGGGCGTTCGCGCTGAGTGCCGCCCCCGAGGTGGTCGAAGGCGCGATGAGCGGCGACGCTCGGATGATCGGCGCTGGCCTCGGAACCGCTGGCGGAGGTTGGGCGGGGGCTTCGGCTGGGGCCACCGCGGGCGCCACTATCGGTACCTTTTTCGCCCCCGTCATCGGCACTGCCATTGGCGGAGCGCTCGGCGCGGTCGTCGGCGGACTGGCAGGCAGCTGGATTGGTAGGGAGTCGGGCTCCTGGCTGGGTGACCAACTCGCCACGCCCGCCGACAGGCTTCCCCCTCCGGACCAGGCCGCCAAAGCGCTGACCGATGCCCAGACCTCCACGGCACAGAACACCATGACCGCAAACATCTACATCAACGGCCAGGACCAGGCCAGCGCCAGTCAGTTGGCCAACCTGGTGGTGCAACAGCTCTCGGGCCAATTCGGCTTAACGACCATGCCCAACACACTCGCCATGCGCAGTGACGCGGCCCTGACCGACGGAGGTACGTGA
- a CDS encoding phage tail protein, which produces MRQQMALGSFIFGLSRNFAYHSLVRTSDGGWKSIDILTSKPKSSQVGQGLQGLTITGKSMYSIAMDRLDELRALQAQRVPVPLVDGIGRNWGLWQINKVTETQTEIIDDGTAMVVGWVIELTEFANA; this is translated from the coding sequence ATGCGTCAACAAATGGCACTGGGCAGTTTCATTTTCGGCCTGTCCAGAAACTTCGCCTATCACTCCCTGGTACGCACCTCGGACGGCGGCTGGAAGAGCATCGACATCCTCACCAGCAAACCCAAGTCCAGTCAGGTCGGCCAGGGCCTGCAAGGGCTGACGATCACAGGCAAGTCGATGTACTCGATTGCCATGGACCGCCTCGATGAACTGCGGGCATTGCAGGCGCAACGCGTTCCGGTGCCGTTGGTTGATGGCATTGGTCGCAACTGGGGCTTGTGGCAGATCAACAAAGTGACGGAAACCCAGACCGAGATCATTGATGACGGCACCGCGATGGTGGTCGGCTGGGTGATTGAATTAACGGAGTTCGCCAATGCGTAG
- a CDS encoding tail protein X yields the protein MRRVRSIAGDSVNLLLYRELERCDDATEEALWLLNPTLAEWGPVLPAGVWVVLPEVDLKPVAPTPVSAWD from the coding sequence ATGCGTAGGGTTCGAAGCATCGCCGGTGATTCGGTGAATCTGTTGCTGTACCGCGAGTTGGAGCGTTGTGACGATGCCACCGAAGAGGCGCTCTGGCTGCTCAATCCGACGCTGGCCGAATGGGGCCCGGTCTTGCCGGCCGGGGTATGGGTGGTCCTGCCGGAAGTGGATCTCAAGCCTGTCGCACCCACACCGGTTTCGGCCTGGGATTAA
- a CDS encoding contractile injection system protein, VgrG/Pvc8 family has protein sequence MSLGFTPAVEIYGANAALLNERLLKWTHVDAAGIESDQLTLTISLDGLEGLPSLGGKIGLRVGYLESGLVDKGEFVITRRTPMLFPLQLVLVAMAAPFSAADQTGFKQRRSVSHGPTTLGALFRQLTSRHGFSPRVAPDLSLIKIEHIDQSNETDMGFLTRLAHRYDAVAKPINELYVLARRGQAKSLSGKVLPEIKLSVTTNNRPGDNAFISAKLEETARAKYQGCKTSWWDAAAGKVRVEQSGLAPFKTLRQRFQSADDARAAGEGEVRRMMREALKVKIGCPGNPGLSAEGIVLLDPSWPDFMRGRWSIDKVTASGDREKSYRCEIDATCLDARA, from the coding sequence ATGTCACTGGGTTTCACACCAGCGGTGGAAATTTACGGTGCGAACGCGGCACTGCTCAACGAACGCTTGCTCAAGTGGACGCACGTCGACGCGGCAGGGATCGAGTCTGATCAACTGACGCTGACGATCAGCCTGGACGGGCTTGAAGGGTTGCCTAGCCTGGGTGGGAAAATCGGTCTGCGGGTCGGTTATCTGGAGTCGGGACTGGTGGATAAAGGCGAGTTCGTCATCACCCGACGCACGCCGATGCTGTTTCCCCTGCAACTGGTTCTGGTGGCTATGGCCGCGCCGTTCAGCGCGGCGGACCAGACCGGGTTCAAGCAACGCCGATCCGTCAGCCATGGGCCGACGACCTTGGGTGCGCTGTTTCGGCAATTGACCAGCAGGCACGGCTTTTCCCCCCGTGTCGCGCCGGACCTGTCGCTGATAAAAATCGAACACATCGACCAGTCCAACGAAACCGACATGGGTTTCCTGACGCGCCTGGCCCACCGTTATGACGCCGTCGCCAAGCCGATCAACGAGTTGTATGTGCTGGCTCGGCGCGGTCAGGCGAAATCGTTGTCGGGCAAGGTTCTTCCAGAAATAAAGCTGTCGGTGACCACCAATAATCGCCCGGGGGATAACGCCTTTATCTCGGCCAAGCTGGAAGAAACTGCCCGGGCGAAATACCAGGGCTGCAAGACCAGTTGGTGGGACGCGGCGGCCGGAAAAGTGCGTGTCGAGCAGAGCGGCCTCGCGCCGTTCAAGACCCTGCGCCAACGTTTCCAGAGCGCAGACGATGCCCGCGCCGCCGGTGAAGGCGAGGTACGCCGGATGATGCGCGAGGCCCTCAAGGTAAAGATTGGCTGTCCTGGCAACCCGGGATTGTCCGCCGAAGGCATCGTGCTGTTGGACCCTTCCTGGCCGGACTTCATGCGCGGTCGCTGGTCGATCGACAAAGTCACCGCCAGCGGCGACCGGGAAAAAAGCTACCGCTGCGAGATTGATGCAACCTGCCTGGATGCCAGGGCCTGA
- a CDS encoding DUF2635 domain-containing protein, which produces MSKRITVLPAPGRAVPDPEAGDLLPLEGREVPDNAWWRRRLADGDITTKTVKAAKPQGAK; this is translated from the coding sequence ATGAGCAAACGCATCACCGTGCTGCCGGCCCCGGGCCGTGCCGTACCGGACCCGGAAGCGGGCGATCTGTTGCCCCTCGAAGGCCGTGAAGTGCCGGACAACGCCTGGTGGCGTCGTCGTCTGGCCGATGGCGATATCACCACCAAAACCGTGAAAGCGGCAAAACCACAGGGAGCCAAATAA
- a CDS encoding phage tail sheath subtilisin-like domain-containing protein: protein MAIGFSNIPADIRVPLFYAEMDNSAANSASSAMRRLIVAQVNDNIAPAEVGKLVLVSSVALAKNIGGQGSMLASMYETWRKTDPLGEIWCLPLHNTEGSVAQGVLTLTGTATESGVLNLYVGGVRVQAAIVNGATAAQAATALALKINAAADLPVTAAAAEGVVTLSAKWTGASGNDISLQFNRLGKSNGEDTPAGLTTAITAMAGGAGVPDQTAAVAALGDEPFEFIAMPWSDLSSLNTWQAVMDDSTGRWSWAKQLFGHVYSAKRGTIGTLVAAGQARNDQHMTIQALELGVPQPFWVQAAALAARTAVFISADASRPTQSGSLPGLDPAPASERFTLTERQSLLNYGIATAYYEGGYVRIQRSITTYQKNAFGQADNSYLDSETMHQSAFIVRRLQSVITSKYGRHKLASDGTRFGAGQPIVTPSTIRGELIAQYAKLELEGHVENAELFAEHLIVERDSQDPSRVNVLFPPDYINGLRVFALLNQFRLQYDDAA, encoded by the coding sequence ATGGCGATCGGATTCAGCAACATTCCCGCGGACATTCGTGTTCCGCTGTTCTACGCCGAAATGGACAACTCGGCCGCCAATAGCGCGTCGTCGGCCATGCGCCGGTTGATCGTCGCCCAGGTCAACGACAACATCGCCCCGGCCGAAGTCGGCAAACTGGTGCTGGTGTCCAGCGTCGCGCTGGCCAAGAACATCGGCGGGCAGGGCTCGATGCTCGCCTCGATGTACGAGACCTGGCGCAAGACCGACCCGCTCGGTGAAATCTGGTGCCTGCCACTGCACAACACCGAGGGTTCTGTCGCACAGGGCGTGCTGACCCTCACCGGTACCGCCACCGAAAGCGGCGTGCTCAACCTTTACGTGGGTGGCGTGCGCGTCCAGGCGGCCATCGTCAATGGTGCAACGGCAGCTCAAGCCGCCACCGCGCTGGCCTTGAAAATCAACGCCGCCGCCGACCTCCCGGTAACCGCTGCGGCCGCCGAAGGTGTCGTCACTCTCAGCGCCAAATGGACCGGCGCCAGCGGCAACGACATCAGCCTGCAGTTCAATCGCCTGGGCAAAAGCAACGGCGAAGACACCCCGGCAGGCCTGACCACGGCCATCACTGCGATGGCCGGCGGCGCCGGTGTGCCGGACCAGACTGCTGCTGTTGCGGCCCTGGGCGACGAGCCGTTCGAGTTCATCGCCATGCCCTGGTCCGACCTGTCGAGCCTCAACACCTGGCAAGCGGTCATGGACGACAGCACCGGTCGCTGGTCCTGGGCCAAGCAGTTGTTCGGCCATGTCTACAGCGCCAAGCGCGGTACCATCGGCACCCTGGTGGCGGCCGGTCAGGCGCGCAACGACCAGCACATGACCATCCAGGCCTTGGAGCTGGGCGTGCCGCAACCGTTCTGGGTCCAGGCCGCCGCGTTGGCCGCCCGCACTGCGGTGTTCATCTCCGCCGACGCCAGCCGTCCGACCCAGAGCGGCAGCCTGCCGGGCCTGGATCCGGCTCCGGCCAGCGAACGTTTCACTCTGACCGAGCGGCAGTCGCTGCTCAACTACGGTATCGCCACCGCTTACTACGAAGGCGGTTATGTACGTATCCAGCGTTCCATCACGACCTATCAGAAAAATGCCTTTGGCCAGGCTGACAACTCCTACCTGGACAGCGAAACCATGCACCAGTCGGCGTTCATCGTGCGCCGCCTGCAAAGCGTGATCACCAGCAAGTACGGTCGCCACAAACTGGCCTCCGACGGGACCCGGTTTGGCGCCGGCCAACCCATCGTGACCCCGAGCACGATTCGCGGTGAGCTGATCGCCCAGTACGCCAAGCTCGAGCTGGAAGGCCACGTGGAAAATGCCGAGCTGTTCGCCGAGCACTTGATCGTCGAGCGCGACAGCCAGGACCCGAGCCGGGTCAACGTGCTGTTCCCGCCGGATTACATCAATGGCCTGCGGGTGTTCGCGCTGCTCAACCAATTCCGCCTGCAGTACGACGATGCCGCCTGA
- a CDS encoding phage tail tube protein, translated as MGQLIAGTCYVKVDGAQLTINGGCEAPLMFTKRETVVPGFYKETDLAPSFKVTALHTADFPLKQLVAGTDMTVTCEFNNGKVYVLAGAYLVEEPVSKGDDATIELKFEGIKGTWQ; from the coding sequence ATGGGTCAACTGATTGCGGGCACCTGCTACGTCAAAGTGGACGGCGCTCAATTGACCATCAACGGCGGCTGCGAAGCGCCACTGATGTTCACCAAACGCGAAACCGTCGTACCGGGTTTCTACAAGGAAACCGACCTCGCCCCGTCCTTCAAGGTAACGGCGCTGCACACCGCGGACTTTCCGCTCAAGCAACTGGTGGCCGGCACCGACATGACCGTTACCTGCGAATTCAACAACGGCAAGGTCTACGTGCTGGCCGGCGCCTACCTGGTGGAAGAGCCGGTGTCCAAGGGCGACGACGCCACCATCGAACTGAAGTTCGAAGGCATCAAGGGGACCTGGCAATGA
- a CDS encoding phage tail assembly protein — protein MSDVVTLRVAIEAHGEPVSELTLRRPTVQEVRAIKALPYKIDKSEEVSLDMDVAAKYIAVCAGIPPSSVNQLDLADLNALSWAVASFFMSAASQPSAT, from the coding sequence ATGAGTGATGTCGTGACGCTGCGCGTGGCCATCGAGGCCCACGGCGAGCCTGTGAGCGAACTGACCCTGCGCCGTCCGACGGTGCAAGAGGTGCGGGCGATCAAGGCACTGCCGTACAAGATCGACAAGAGCGAGGAAGTGAGCCTGGACATGGATGTCGCGGCCAAATACATCGCAGTCTGCGCCGGCATCCCGCCGTCGTCGGTCAACCAGTTGGATTTGGCAGACCTCAACGCGCTGAGCTGGGCCGTCGCGAGTTTTTTCATGAGTGCGGCGTCGCAGCCATCGGCGACCTGA
- a CDS encoding phage tail protein, protein MADTQKVEKKALLLTGIDELSPKLANLRAKVASFKQNLNATGLGSLDISALLPDGGLAKPFVEGLQSAEAFKGEVGAANVAASSLKAPEAPRVAAQSLDGLKTSISNVSVQFGSALGPAVNAVAASLQPMVTGVAQVLQDNPQLVQGLATGVVAFNAIQTAVSGASQALEVVNLALKMNPIGLIAMGIALAAGMIIAHWTPISAFFAGLWQRLAPIVMPMVEFFKTMFAFTPLGQVISHWGPISSFFGALWNVIVAAATPIIGFMQTLFAWSPLGLIIANWTPLSGLFAAIWDLLKALTVPVMDALKGLFDWTPLGLIMANWGTIGEVFAGIWEGIRNQVSIMLAVFSGLFDWSPIEGLIKQWGPVGEWFTQWWDELQGVIAPIKAFFNGGFGEIITTFTGKVEGLTEAQRQTNAEGKGKLAPAFFGGASEPPAGLSSNLAPALGNLPAKTALAPGALPQTSSALVQQSAANNRTQLEGGLTVRFENAPAGLRADPPQTNQPALAVSSRIGYRSLSTGGSNELA, encoded by the coding sequence ATGGCAGACACACAAAAGGTAGAGAAAAAAGCGCTGCTGCTGACTGGCATCGACGAGCTGTCACCCAAGCTCGCCAACCTTCGAGCGAAGGTCGCGAGCTTCAAGCAGAACCTCAATGCCACTGGCCTGGGCAGCCTGGATATTTCCGCGCTGCTCCCGGACGGCGGCCTGGCCAAGCCATTCGTGGAGGGGCTCCAGTCAGCAGAGGCTTTCAAAGGTGAAGTGGGCGCGGCGAACGTGGCGGCCAGCAGCTTGAAGGCACCTGAAGCGCCGCGTGTGGCGGCACAGAGCCTGGATGGATTGAAGACTTCCATCAGCAATGTGTCGGTGCAGTTCGGCTCGGCCCTGGGGCCGGCGGTCAATGCGGTAGCGGCCAGCTTGCAGCCGATGGTCACTGGTGTGGCCCAGGTGCTGCAGGACAACCCGCAACTGGTGCAGGGCCTGGCGACTGGCGTGGTGGCGTTCAACGCGATCCAGACGGCAGTCAGCGGTGCGAGCCAAGCCCTGGAGGTGGTCAACCTGGCCTTGAAGATGAACCCTATTGGCTTGATTGCCATGGGCATCGCCTTGGCGGCAGGCATGATCATCGCCCACTGGACGCCGATCTCGGCGTTCTTCGCCGGGCTCTGGCAGAGGCTGGCGCCGATCGTTATGCCGATGGTCGAGTTCTTCAAGACGATGTTCGCTTTCACTCCGCTGGGGCAGGTGATCAGCCACTGGGGGCCGATCAGCAGTTTTTTTGGCGCGCTCTGGAACGTGATTGTGGCGGCGGCAACACCCATCATCGGCTTTATGCAAACGTTGTTCGCCTGGTCTCCCTTGGGGTTGATCATCGCCAACTGGACGCCCCTGAGCGGGCTGTTCGCCGCGATCTGGGACTTGCTCAAGGCCCTGACCGTGCCGGTGATGGACGCCTTGAAAGGCCTGTTCGACTGGACGCCGCTGGGGTTGATCATGGCCAACTGGGGCACGATCGGTGAAGTCTTCGCCGGGATCTGGGAGGGCATTCGCAATCAAGTGTCGATCATGCTGGCGGTGTTCAGTGGTTTGTTCGACTGGTCGCCCATCGAGGGCCTCATCAAACAGTGGGGGCCGGTGGGTGAGTGGTTCACTCAATGGTGGGACGAGCTGCAGGGCGTGATCGCGCCGATCAAGGCGTTCTTTAACGGCGGCTTCGGTGAAATCATCACCACGTTCACCGGTAAGGTCGAAGGACTGACCGAGGCGCAGCGCCAGACCAATGCCGAAGGCAAGGGTAAGCTGGCACCGGCGTTTTTTGGCGGGGCCAGTGAGCCGCCTGCGGGCCTGTCTTCCAACCTTGCGCCAGCGCTGGGCAACCTGCCGGCGAAAACCGCATTGGCGCCGGGTGCGTTGCCGCAAACCTCCAGTGCCCTGGTGCAACAAAGCGCCGCGAACAATCGCACGCAGCTCGAAGGTGGCCTGACCGTGCGCTTTGAAAATGCACCGGCCGGGTTGCGCGCCGATCCACCACAGACCAATCAGCCGGCCCTGGCGGTAAGTTCGCGCATCGGATACCGCTCACTGTCCACAGGAGGTTCCAATGAGCTGGCGTGA